DNA sequence from the Liolophura sinensis isolate JHLJ2023 chromosome 1, CUHK_Ljap_v2, whole genome shotgun sequence genome:
TGCAACGCATGCAAAGAACACAAATATATCTTTCACaagttctttgtttacagtaaGTGTTTCAACAACTGTAGGCTTACTTGGAGCCTAGATATTGGTAATAGATCTCTTATAAAATTGCCTTACTGAGTTTATGTACAGGCCCATAAATGACGTTCGACATTAGGCCTTGCCTATTTCATATAAAACTTCATGCAAAGTTTAATTGTCCTGTTGTAAACCGAGGGAAATGGAAGAGTGGGCTCTGTGCAAGAACCACCATCAGAGAAACTCCGCTGGACAACAGAGAGGGAGGGCTAGATAggggagaagaaaaaaaaaagagagagaaattCATGGATAAAAAGAGACGTTATTCGGACAAGGTCTCTATAGTCTTCCCATGACAAATGAGAGAGATCATGCAGTAGCATAAATCCCGCTAACACTTTCTATGTAAGTATATGCAGGCCTAGGAAAACGGATTCTCTCTCATTAATGCTCATATTTAAATACCTGTATCCTATTTGAACGTTCACACAGAGGGAAGAAAATGGAAGAGGTGGCTCCAGTGTTTACTGTTCACCTACCAGATGCTGCAATATCACTGGATTGCTCCGCAAATGGGGacgaagggagacaactttgtaaGACCTTCTGATGATGTAAACATGGCTTCAGTGAGCACAACGACACCGAAAGCAGACGATAATGGAAAGGTAGCACCAGCTGACAGTTCGGATGATGGAACAACAAAGACTGGAGACTCAGTAAAGTCCAAAGACACAGATGATCCGGAATTATATGCTCTTCTCGACAGTAAGATCTGATGTTTCTTATGATCAATCGAAACACTAGTATCGAAAAATGGACCCTTGGTGGTAAAGTGATGCGGTTGTCCCTAGTGTGGCTACATTCATGAAAGTGTGAACTGCCTCTCATTTTCCACGTTAAACACATGTCACCAGGAGTTAGAAAGTTTCTTTCTTCTGCTCATTCACAGATGAGGATTAACTTGACAAAAGGTGATACCGGGAGGAATTCAGGTCTCTTGAGTTCACGCTGGAGAACTGTTTAAAACTCTGTCTCAGAGATAGTCCTACAAGACGACACCGTCACACCGGTATTTTGATGTCACTAAAGTGCAGTCCTACATGATTACATATttttcttggagtagtgccAGAGTTTGATATTCGCCATTATAAGTATGCACGCTACAATTTTGGTGACCTAACTTTTATTTCATAGCAGTCTGTCAGATTCGAAAATCATCACGACGCGTTGGAGTTTGACTCTGTTTTAAAATTTGCCAAACTGATGTAGTGAGTTTTTATCACACGGGTGGGACAGATTTTCGACTAGTAGTTCACATCTGTCTCTGAAAGTTTGCCACAGTTGTAGGCttcaaaatgcaaaatgaattATGTTGAGGTGGCAGAAGTGCGGCTTCGATATTAACTCTCCACACCCTAAGGTGACATTGTTTACACTCACCACGGTCATCATGAAGGGTGGGTCTTGTTTTAATGTGGCCTGATCTTCTAGACTGGCAGGctgttaagaaataaaattgcAGCATGCATATTTGTGGAGCTCTGTGCTTTGGCAGGAGACCCAGGATATATGCCTGAGGAGCAAGATTGCAGGTCCCTGGCACTACTCCAGGAAAATTAAATATAAGATGTATGACTGTAATGTAGTGACATCAGAATATCGGAGCAAAGGTGCAGTCATGTAGGAGTATGTTTAAGTGAGGACTGATTCTATGCCCACCAGTATTCTGTGCTCACATATTTTTCCTGTTTAATGAATTATCCTCTTTGTATGAGGAATTGTGGTGAATGGAACAGTCAGATGTTAAAATAGAAAGTTAACTTTCATCAACCGACAAAGGtataaatgtttgatttcatatgttttcaattttgtaatatgcatgtattaattaATGCTCAAAAGTACTGTGTTAAAGCACTCAgttaaaaaatcatttatttatttgattggtttttatgtcatactgaagaatatttcacttatacaatggcagccagcattatggtgaaaggaaactgggcagtgaCTGcagtgagagacccctgggtcattgcgcagcactggcatgctaacctgGCCAAGGAGCcttttatattttaaagtttatcATTCTACATCCAGAAAATTACCacataaattatattaaaatgaaattctcTTCATTCGTCACTTAATCACCAGTTACTCTGgttaacagaaagaaaaatagtGTATCTGTCATAATTAGTACTGTCTCTTCTTATTTGCTggttattgtttttgtttgtttatttgtcctCTACAATTATGACTTTGCTCCTCAGGTGCTTTggcagattttgacagtcagcCAAAACATTCTCAGCCATTGCTGGCACAGACTACAGAAAAAGAGAAGAAGAAACCTGTGAGTCCCTAGTTTTCTTCAACCAATCTCTggatcatttattttgttaaacacTCCATGGAAGTGTAATTTTTTGAAGTTCCGTTTGAAAAACTGATCTTAGCAGTGACTGGTTCCAGCAAAACATCTGTCACCATTTATCTTGGTATCTTAGTATCAGTTTCATccgaaaatataaaaaatggaaatttaGGTCCGTATGGTGACTCATAAGGCGATTCTACTGTTTTGAAATCCTTTTACTTTTCTATTAAAGGCCAATTTGGCCAAAAGACTGAAATTTCATTCCTGTTAACATGGTGGAATAATATCTTCAGATTTTCTGTAACATGGACTTTTAACTAATTAATtacaggattaaaaaaaaattttcacatgTCAGTAAATCTGTTGATGTTGTCTGAGTTCTTATTAAACTTTCAGATAAGCTTAATTTTTGGTACTTGCTTTCCACAGAGTCAGATGGAACCAGCCATAGAAGTCAGTCCTCAGCAAGAGGCCTTGTTTAATGAATTATTCCACAGGGAAGGCTCCGAGGATGCAGTGTTAGAGCTTGAGGAGACAATGAAGCGATTACTACAGCAAGGTCCACCCCAGGGTCAGCAGACCTCACAGGGGACAGGGCAGTCAGGCAGGTTACACCTTCTTCTCAATCAGTTAGGGAAGGGCAAGGGTCAGGCAAAGCAAGTATGATTTAAGTTCCTTAGTGGCATCCCAGTGGTGCAATATTATCTACCAGAGGTTTGCTAATGGAATGGTAATGGTTTAATTTTGGAAAACTTTTATTGGATCATTCCATTGTGTAGTTACTGCCGAGATTGGcagatattcatgtacatgtatatctaccaATCTGTGCAATGACAGCACACAAAGACAAGCAGATTGGTATTAGACTCTTTAGTGGTAAACCAGTGATGTGTAAGGATTGGAAAGGATACCATACTGTTCAATTGACCGAAAGTAGCAATTAGTATCCAagattttgactgaaatatttcaagtaaatgtaaatgtaaaagacAACTGGTCTGTTTCATTGATTCACTAGTTACTGTTTATAAATATGTGCTTTGTTTGAGTGTGAGGCTGACAGAGTGTATGTTGACATACAGGGGGTGCTGACATTTCAGGGGGTGATGCTTCTTGCGGGCAGCAGGAGTTTGCAGCTGCCCTAGCACAGGCTTTGTCAGGGATGGCCCAGAATGCTGAAGGCCTCAAGGTGCGTTGTACAACTCCTGTCTCTCATTGCTTTGCGGTCATGGCATCATCAGTTAGCTGTCAACATAGAAGTTactgttcactttcaaagtttATAAAGCATGGCCCCAGATCAGACGTTTTAATAAGCAAAAGTTTATCCATTTAAAATGGCCCTCAGATGTTGGAACATTGTCATAGTGTCTGTGCGTGTTGATAACTTTGGTAAACATGTCGTTAGGTGGCTCAATTACTCATTACTGTCATAGTGTTTGTGCCTGTTGATAACTTTGGTTAACATGTCAGTAGATGGCTCATGACTCATTACTGTCATAGTGTTTGTGCCTGTTGATAACTGTGGTTAACATGTCGGTAGATGGCTCAATTACTCATTACTGTCATAGTGTTTATGCCTGTTGATAACTTTGGTTAACATGTCGGTAGATGGCTCATGACTCATTACTGCCATAGTGTTTGTGCCTGTTGATAACTTTGCTTAACATGTCGGTAGATGGCTCATGACTCATTACTGTCATAGTGTTTGTGCTTGTTGATAACTTTGGTTAACATGTCGGTAGATGGCTCATGACTCATTACTGTCATAATGTTTGTGCCTGTTGATAACTTTGGTTAACATGTCGGTAGATGGCTCATGACTCATTACTGTCATAGTGTTTGTGCCTGTTGATAACTTTGGTTAATATGTTGGTAGATGGCTCATGACTCATTACTGTCATAGTGTTTGTGCCTGTTGATAACTTTGGTTAACATGTCGTTAGATGGCTCAATTACTCATTACTATCATAGTGTTTGTGCCTGTTGATAACTTTGGTTAACATGTCGGTAGATGGCTCATGACTCATTACTGTCATAGTGTTTGTGCTTGTTGATAACTTTGGTTAACATGTCGGTAGATGGCTCATGACTCATTACTGTCATAATGTTTGTGCCTGTTGATAACTTTGGTTAACATGTCGGTAGATGGCTCATGACTCATTACTGTCATAGTGTTTGTGCCTGTTGATAACTTTGGTTAATATGTCGGTAGATGGCTCATGACTCATTACTGTCATAGTGTTTGTGCCTGTTGATAACTTTGGTTAACATGTCGTTAGATGGCTCAATTACTCATTACTGTCATAGTGTTTGTGCCTGTTGATAACTTTGGTTAACATGTCGGTAGATGGCTCATGACTCATTACTGTCATAGTGTTTGTGCTTGTTGATAACTTTGGTTAACATGTCGGTAGATGGCTCATGACTCATTACTGTCATAGTGTTTGTGCCTGTTGATAACTTTGGTTAACATGTCGGTAGATGGCTCATGACTTAGTACTTTCTGTGTCACCAAGTTCTGGTGAGATATGTGCGGTTTGTGGATATAAGGATGTGGACCCTTGAGGGACTAAATCAGTCATGTATCAGACCAGTTGTGTATCACCTGTTACTCCCAAGCTAGGTGCTTCCCATTTCAGGAGCCGATGTCTGAGGAGGAGATGTTGAGGAGCCTGTCTGGCCTGGGCCTGGGTGGAGCTGCAGGAGACGACACAGACTTCATGCCTATGATGCAGGATATGATGAAAAACCTGCTGTCTAAAGAAGTCCTCTATCCTTCTCTCAAGGAAATCTCTGAAAAGGTTACACTAATACAGCCCATTTCCTGCCAATATTGCAAGCATTCATTTGAACAGGCTTTCCATGACCATTTATGTGTACCCTATTTattctaattttggggacacctggtctgctcattttagccaatatatatgtaattctagcaggaatattgagtttcctTTTTCTCACTTGGtcagaccatctaatgaacaacatactcatatgtTTACTTTTCCACAAGGCTGGtaataaatgcaatattctactttcaactcTACTAATAGCTgacccaaattttagaagaattagggtactttaACTTATCAAGATTCAAGAAGGAGGATTGTAGAAATGTTTAAGCTGATGACATGAAGCTCTGTTATTGGTAAGGTTTGATGTCTGTGGCTTAGATTACTGgtagtaaagtacatgtacattaggtGTCAAATGGTATAGTCCGATTAACGCTCAGAAATAGTCACATTAACCTAGGTGTTGTACTGATGGTAGCGATAAATACTGTCATGCTTCACTACATCCACCCTTGAGCATGATGtcacttcagtggcctaatggttagagtgtccgtcTCGAAGTTGAGAGATCCTGGTATGAAACCCAGGTCGAGACcattgctgcctcgcttggcactcagcactgagaggattGAGCAAGGAAACTTgattgtcagtataatgtgactgggtggcaAGTCGTGTGGTGTCTTCGACATAATATTTCattggcgacagcactttgacAGCTCAAGAaggcaaaatatatataaacacacctaatgacttcttgtcatcacatgactgaaatattgttaagtacaatgttaaaccccaagcttacatgtacatacatgcataccttTAAGTGCTGATCTTCATACCAAGTTTCTATTCGGTTTCAGTACCCCAAATGGTTAGAGGAAAACAAGGAGAAAACAGATCCAAAAGAGTTTGAGAATTACCAGAAACAGTATATGTTGATGAGTCATATATGTACTCAGTTTGAAGCAGATGACTCGTCTGATCCGGAGAGTGTCCAAAATGAACGCTTTGAAAAAATTTTAGATTTAATGCAGCAGGTGAGCATATAATCATGTGATTTTCAGTTTGTCCAGTGTTTAACCAATGATCTCATGTGATCAAATCCAGGCTACTCTGGTTCCTTCACAACTTTAAGtccagaggtttgtcaggtaactggatgggtggatgggtggatggatgggtgggtggGAATTTGGTTAGTTTGGTTTATCTTGACTCAGCCACAGACGGCTGTAATATCTGTGAGACAAGAAATAAATCCTGAAAGAAATGGAGAAAAGATATTTAAACTTTCTTAAAGCTGTCATTGGGGAAAATTTCACTCATTGTGTCCACTTTCACCTCGTATCAAATTATATGAGCTTAGTTTTCAATACTATAATTACAGAAATAGTTTTAAGTATGGCATATGACATGTATTAGCAAGATAAGTATAAGTAtaattgattggttgattggttttttattcACCAATATACCATATTAATCGTACTGAGGTTTACtgatatattataatattgGCGGAAATAAAGCTCCACAGAGCTTGCTCTAACCCAACACAGTATTAATTAATAATGATGACGGTAATGGCGAATCATATAGTATGGATGACAGACGACAGTTGTTCTATCTGTAAAgcaatatgaaacaaaacatctgtaaagcaatatgaaacaaaacaagatCCATGTGCATGATCCATATATGTAACTGAGCAAACACTTCATAATAACCAAATGTTGTAGGagttcagattttaattttgattgaaaCGGAGATGTAGAAGACACACTGATTTATGTTGATAAGTTATTATGTTTTCAATGCGTGTGCTAAAAACAATactcttttttaattttacttcaGATGCAGGAATTAGGTCACCCTCCTAAAGACATTGTGGGAGAAATGGTGAGTGGGTTCTGAGCTGGAGCACAATTTctaatgacaaaacaaaaaataataaccaCAATCAGCAGTATCAATATCAGTGAGCTTGCTACAGATATCTTCAAATATGGTATCAACAAATATTAATAAGGAATTCTGCTTTAGATCTCGTGCGTTTGCATTCAGATTGGTGCACTTCTGTACACCATCAAAATTTCAGTGGAGCACATTTTCTATGTTAGCTGCACCATGCAGCTCTATAAGTCCCTCGCTGTCTGTCCGTTTGTCAGTCTATCTGTACATGGAGGAGGTATAGAAGGAGGCACATCTCTGGTTCTGCAAAATGCTAAGTGTACTTTGCCCACATAGCAGAACTGAAACTTTGCTTCATCAGGGGATTAACACTGTCTGGCTCTCGCTAGATCATTGAGTATCCATACTCGAGACAAATAGCTTTCAGCGCATGGTGAAAGATACTCAACGTGCgtcaaaacagaataatgaAGACAAGGTACAGTATGTATTAACAAATGGGATGTCAGACCACTTTGATTCAATTATTGCAACAGATGATGTTGGCATTGCAGCAGAAGAAATTGGTTGTTTTGTTGGGAATATCATGTTTAAAGGCAaattacatttgaaaacaaaaaacatactgTATaggagtatggcataaaacagcaatcagataacaTACTACCTGAATGGTAATGACCACACATATGAATAACAACTTCCGATTTATTACAATTGCAACATTTCGATGTAAACTTTTCCAGCAGATGAAGGCACCACCTACACATACTTTAGTAGGAAATATGGCTATTGCCCGCAACTTGCTGATGGTCAACATGAGTTTTGAAtcggtgaaatattcctgagtacgacgtaaaacacaaataaaataatacggTGACCATAATTTTAACATGTGCAGACTCTGGGTAGCCGTCTTTATTAATATAAACAGTATACCATTGTGAAGAAATGTGATTTTATAATACTCAAACATAACCACTTTTGGATAGTTTTGAAAAAGACCCATGTATTTGAAGTGGACTCTTTTCTCAATGGCAGCTCCATACGAATGAATGCCCTCTGGAAAACACAACCATCATATGATGCCAGCCTGTGAAAAAGACGAAAATGTATGCGATTGAGCtcaataaatatgtgtataaatatatcttttcATGGAATAGCCCTATTGATTTTTAGTTTAAGTATAAGCATATTGAGGGTCCTTATAAAACCAGATCACATATTCGTACATAAtattgtacatagtacaatgaATGCTATGTGGCCAAACGAGGTCGTATCATTGAACTGACCGTGCATGTTGTGCCTCTGTCTTTTAATATCTTCCATTCAATTAAGTGCTGGGCATCCTACAAGTATCTTTTAACACGGTCCATTCAGTTCAGTGCTgggcatcctacatgtatcttttaacgCTGtccattcagttaagtgctgggCATCCTAcatctatcttttaacatgggccattcagttaagtgctgggcatcctacatgtatcttttaacatgggccattcagttaagtgctgggcatcctacatgtatctttaaatatgggccattcagttaagtgctgggcatcctacatgtatcttttaacacggtccattcagttaagtgctaGGCATccttcatgtatcttttaacacGGTtcattcagttaagtgctgggCATCCTCCATGTATCTTTAAACATGGGCCATTCAGTGAAAGGCtggacatcctacatgtatctttaaacatgggccattcagttaagtgctgggcatcctacatgtatctttaaatatgggccattcagttaagtgctgggcatcctacatgtatcttttaacacggtccattcagttaagtgctaGGCATccttcatgtatcttttaacacGGTtcattcagttaagtgctgggCATCCTCCATGTATCTTTAAACATGGGCCATTCAGTGAAGTGCtggacatcctacatgtatctttaaacatgggccattcagttaagtgctgggcatcctacatgtatctttaaacATAGGCCATTCAATTAAGTGCTAGGCATCCTACAAGTATCTTTTAACACAGTCCATTCAGTTCAGTGCTgggcatcctacatgtatcttttaacacGGTCCATTCAATTAAGTGCTGGGCATCCTACATATATCTTTTAACACGGTCTATTTAGTTAAGTGCTgggcatcctacatgtatgtttaaatatgcgccattcagttaagtgctgggcatcctacatgtatcttttaacacggtccattcagttaagtgctggacaTCCTACTTGTATCTTTAAACATGGgccattcagttaagtgctgggcatcctacatgtatcttttaacacGGTCCATTCAGTTAAGTACTAGGCATccttcat
Encoded proteins:
- the LOC135481946 gene encoding peroxisomal biogenesis factor 19-like isoform X1, which translates into the protein MASVSTTTPKADDNGKVAPADSSDDGTTKTGDSVKSKDTDDPELYALLDSALADFDSQPKHSQPLLAQTTEKEKKKPSQMEPAIEVSPQQEALFNELFHREGSEDAVLELEETMKRLLQQGPPQGQQTSQGTGQSGGADISGGDASCGQQEFAAALAQALSGMAQNAEGLKEPMSEEEMLRSLSGLGLGGAAGDDTDFMPMMQDMMKNLLSKEVLYPSLKEISEKYPKWLEENKEKTDPKEFENYQKQYMLMSHICTQFEADDSSDPESVQNERFEKILDLMQQMQELGHPPKDIVGEMAPGLEFDENGVPKLPTPEQCCVM
- the LOC135481946 gene encoding peroxisomal biogenesis factor 19-like isoform X2; its protein translation is MASVSTTTPKADDNGKVAPADSSDDGTTKTGDSVKSKDTDDPELYALLDSALADFDSQPKHSQPLLAQTTEKEKKKPSQMEPAIEVSPQQEALFNELFHREGSEDAVLELEETMKRLLQQGPPQGQQTSQGTGQSGGDASCGQQEFAAALAQALSGMAQNAEGLKEPMSEEEMLRSLSGLGLGGAAGDDTDFMPMMQDMMKNLLSKEVLYPSLKEISEKYPKWLEENKEKTDPKEFENYQKQYMLMSHICTQFEADDSSDPESVQNERFEKILDLMQQMQELGHPPKDIVGEMAPGLEFDENGVPKLPTPEQCCVM